The following proteins are encoded in a genomic region of Musa acuminata AAA Group cultivar baxijiao chromosome BXJ2-11, Cavendish_Baxijiao_AAA, whole genome shotgun sequence:
- the LOC135627591 gene encoding putative pectinesterase/pectinesterase inhibitor 28, which yields MGNNKVAVLSVSAIVLVAVVATVAVTVSNRQSRPAQTELSTSNKNIKDFCRPTDYQATCESSLSAVAGNTTDPKELVNLAFQVTIDHMKEAFNHSTVLSEAAKDSRTSDALENCRELLDYAIDDLKSSIDRLDGFSLTKLDKFLDDLKVWISASITYQETCLDGFENTTTDAAESMRKALNSSAELTSNILAIVTNFDSALDSLNLGFNRKLLAEEYPSWISPGNRRLLQQSPAELKPNITVAKDGSGDVKTIGEAVLRVPTKSNYTFVIYIKEGVYEEQVQVNRSLTNVMMIGDGTSKTKITGKLNYIDGTATFKTATVAIVGDGFIGKDLWIENSAGAAKHQAVALRVQSDKSVFYNVRMDGYQDTLYVHTKRQFYRECTISGTIDFIFGDSPTVFQNCLIQARKPLDNQQNIVTAQGRKDRRQASAIILHNCTISADPAYFPARKKLPTFLGRPWKEFSRTFVLQSQLDDLIDPKGWLPWSGDFGLNSCFYTELDNRGPGAGMSQRVNWKGVKSIDYAHAQKFTVEHFIQGNAWLPKTGVPFIPGLLPMTESGRIH from the exons ATGGGGAACAATAAGGTGGCCGTTCTCAGCGTCTCGGCCATCGTCCTCGTGGCCGTCGTGGCCACCGTCGCCGTCACCGTATCCAACCGCCAGTCCCGGCCGGCGCAAACTGAACTCTCCACCTCGAATAAGAACATCAAAGACTTCTGCCGCCCCACCGACTACCAGGCGACTTGCGAGAGCAGCCTCTCGGCGGTGGCCGGCAACACCACCGACCCCAAGGAGCTCGTCAACTTGGCCTTCCAGGTCACCATCGACCACATGAAGGAGGCCTTCAACCATTCCACGGTGCTGTCGGAGGCCGCCAAGGACTCCCGCACTTCCGACGCCCTCGAGAACTGCCGTGAGCTCCTCGACTACGCCATCGATGACCTCAAGAGCTCGATCGACCGGCTCGATGGTTTCTCCCTCACCAAGCTCGACAAGTTCCTGGATGACCTCAAGGTGTGGATCAGCGCCAGCATCACGTACCAGGAGACGTGCCTCGATGGGTTCGAGAACACGACCACCGACGCCGCGGAGTCCATGCGGAAGGCGCTCAACAGCTCTGCCGAGCTGACGAGCAACATCTTGGCCATCGTCACCAATTTCGACAGTGCGCTCGACTCGCTCAACCTCGGGTTCAACCGGAAGCTCCTCGCCGAGGAGTACCCCTCGTGGATCTCCCCCGGCAACCGGCGGCTCCTCCAGCAGAGCCCCGCCGAGCTGAAACCGAACATCACGGTAGCTAAGGACGGCTCCGGCGACGTCAAGACCATTGGCGAAGCCGTCCTCCGTGTCCCCACTAAAAGCAACTACACCTTCGTCATCTACATCAAGGAAGGAGTGTACGAGGAACAAGTGCAGGTCAACCGGAGCCTCACCAACGTGATGATGATCGGCGATGGGACATCCAAGACTAAGATCACCGGCAAGCTCAACTACATCGACGGCACAGCGACCTTCAAGACCGCCACAGTCG CTATCGTCGGCGACGGCTTCATCGGAAAGGACCTCTGGATCGAGAACTCGGCCGGGGCGGCGAAGCACCAGGCGGTGGCGCTTCGGGTGCAATCGGACAAATCGGTCTTCTACAACGTCCGGATGGACGGGTACCAGGACACGCTGTACGTGCACACCAAGCGGCAGTTCTACCGCGAGTGCACCATCTCCGGCACCATCGACTTCATCTTCGGCGACTCCCCCACGGTGTTCCAGAACTGCCTCATCCAGGCAAGGAAGCCACTCGACAACCAGCAGAACATCGTGACGGCACAGGGGCGCAAGGACCGGCGCCAGGCCAGCGCCATCATCCTCCACAACTGCACCATCAGCGCCGACCCCGCCTACTTCCCCGCTCGGAAGAAGCTGCCCACCTTCCTTGGCCGGCCATGGAAGGAGTTCTCGAGGACCTTCGTGCTGCAGTCTCAGCTGGACGACCTGATCGACCCCAAGGGGTGGCTTCCCTGGTCCGGCGACTTCGGCCTCAACTCCTGCTTCTACACCGAGCTCGACAACCGCGGCCCCGGCGCCGGCATGAGCCAGAGGGTGAATTGGAAGGGGGTGAAGTCCATCGACTACGCCCACGCGCAGAAGTTCACCGTGGAGCATTTCATCCAGGGCAACGCGTGGCTGCCGAAGACCGGCGTGCCGTTCATTCCCGGCCTCCTGCCGATGACTGAGAGCGGCAGGATCCACTGA